The Oxyura jamaicensis isolate SHBP4307 breed ruddy duck chromosome 15, BPBGC_Ojam_1.0, whole genome shotgun sequence nucleotide sequence AAGGTCAGACTTAGAGAACTCAGGTGTTCCTGTTTAGTAAAAACAGTGAATAGAAAAGCAGCAGTCACCAACCAATAGGAATAAACCTTTTGTTTAGGAAAATAACTGTTGCATGTGTATAAAACTGTTCATAATTGACAAATTATAGTGTCCATGTAATCacttttttcctggaaaatctACTTGCAGTATAGATTTCTTTATTGAATTTATGGTGATTCGCACACAGACAAAAGGACTGTATTAATTTGACTGTTTTCATTCATGCAAACATtaagtgaaacaaaatgtaatcccatctctaaattaaaatatgcaaGGGAATGAGTTGACCATCTTCAGATTTTCAGACATGGGTAGTACGTTATTTCCACTGTGCAGAAGAATGCTGTTTTTCTATCTGTGTGCCTTTTCTTCATAAACTACTTGACTGTTTCTCAAAGCTGTGCTTAGTGTCTGCATCTCTTACAGTACAGCAgtcatctgttttaaaatagaattgaATCAAACTCCATTTCTTAACTAAACAGTGGTGAATCCACCATTCTTTTATGCAGTAATGGTGTTGAATCATTTTGTTTGAGGATGTAAAAATTATATTGGGCACTGTTTTCTATGTAtcaagaagtatttttctgtaaagtgCTTTACATAAGCATCATGGTCAGCTGTCCATATGGAGGCTGGTGTGGAAAACATTTACTGTTGTGCTCTGTACCACTTCAATGCTTGCTTTTCAGTCACACCCTTAATGGAGCTGAAGCCTAACGCTGGCAGTGACAGGGCATGGGTCTGGAACACACACGCTGACTTTGCAGATGAAAGCCCCAAGCCTGAACTTCTGGCAATCCGTTTTCTAAATGCGGAAAGTAAGTAGACTGGTGCTGAACTTGTGCTGATTGTATGCTGTATATTAAACTACAGATCCAAACACTACTGTAAACCTCCGTTGTACATAAAGCATAGCTTAGCGCTGCACAGCAGCATTAGCTAATTACTGCTTTAACTGAAAGAAGTCAGTTAATCATTTCACCATACATGCTGACATACAGTATAATAATTAGATCCTGAGTAGTATTTACAGAGCTTTATGCTCTAGGAAACTTCATCTTATGCCATTTCATGCAAGTGTAATGCTAATTAGAGTAAAACTAAAAGCAGTAATACTGTGGGGGTAGAGTTTAGTATATGCAGCTCgttttcttttgtctcagtTGCTCAGTTCTAGTTAAGACCCCATTCTTGTGTTAggagcaaggaaaggaaatactgACCTGAGATGTGGTCCATCTATCTTAGTGGAAGATGcttttatgaaataaagaatGTAGCATCTTAGTTTCGATTGAATTGAATGTTTGGTTAGTGAAATCAAATCTGACTCTCATACaagttggtgtttttttctggagtgACTATGTTGGCTACCAGAATAGAGTAGGTCCCTAATTACATGTGGATCAGCTAGTAGGGCTGAGTgccactgcagcttttccagcTTTGTGGGATGATTCAAGgaatttaattctctttttctgttttttccaaggggggagaaggaaaaatgttgctttaCTACCTACCACACAAGTAGTTAGTGTATTAgccaccttttatttttgtatgctaGATGGGTAATAAAGTAgctctgtattttgaaatgcacCCTTTCTAGTCCAGCATATCTTATGTAGTAGTGCAATCAGCTTGGCCTCTTTATTGGTGTCAAACTTCTATGTATAGGCTCGACCTTTTTAATGTTGATAGTGTACCAAGGCTATATGGAAATGCTGTGAGAGAAATACTACCTTGTTTGCATACCCATGGGATGGATTTACCTGCATCAGGGAAGAATTTAGTAGATCTCATTGCTTGCAGTCTTTTCCTCAAGTATATTGTTTAGTCATATAAATATCTGTGGTCCAcatgcttgcttgcttgcttcttAACCAAATATGAAAAGGTCTGGGTAATTATTTCTCTATCTTTGCAAAGTCTTTCACTCCTTCCCTCTTTTCACTAGAGGTTGTATGGGTTATTAAGGGTATTGTCTTCTGTATTACTAGAGTTGCCCTCTGTGTGTGTTTACCCTTTTCAGTACTGACTAAGCAGATAATGGGTGAACAGGCATAAATGTATCCATCTATCTCTTCTTTTAGAGCTGCTTAAAAAGAGGTAATATTTTCCTCAGCTAGTTTCATGGTGGCTTCTGAATTTACTGTGGGGCAACAGTGACCTCATGTGGTCAGTAGTACCAAGCTGGCATACCCTGTTACCATTTGTATAGTTCTGATGTTAGGAAGTACCTTGACTGATCAGCTTTTGTCTCTCTGTTTGTGTATAAACATTTATTGTAGCTTCATTAAGCAACTTAAACATAGGAGGAATCTGTGCTTCCCTAGCTACTGTAATCAGGAGCAGTTTAAGTCAAGGTCTTTGGGTACTGGATTTGAATATTCTACTATTAGGCTTTATCCTCAGTACTTAATGCTGAGGCCGTAAGTTATGGTACAGATCTGAAGTTCTTTTGGGGTGCAACATAGTGGAGATGGAGGGTAGTTCAAGGCAAATCCTCAGTCTTCTGCACAGTCATATTAGCAGTCtgtcattcttatttttataggGCAGGGATAGCTGGACTACAAGACAGCTCTTTCTGgagtctttttttaaatattttcaaggtgCAAAATAGGAGGCTCTATTAGACTTGCTAAAGACAAACTGCTTCTGCATAGATGGGATTGGAGAACTTTGTGCAGCACTCTGATTTTATATTAGGTCACTTTATAAGTACCTGCAGGTTTTGTTTACACAACTTCTGATTTTGAGTAAAGATACTTGCAAAATATTCAATGTTACATGGAGATAAAGCtaataaaatattgtctttaCTGAAACAGATGCACAGAAATTCAAGGCAAAGTTTGAAGAATGCAGGAATGAAGTAGACAAGAGAGCAAAGAAAGGTAAGGTTAAATCTTAAGTATTGTACCATGCCGCTCTTTTTGTTTGAGTGCTTATAGCCCCCTGGAGTATCATCGTGATTGAGCAGACTCACTCTGTACCGAACTGCAGGCTTCAGTTCAGgtgctttttctgtctgcaaGAGTAGTAGTCCACAAGCCTGACAAatgccttcctttttttgtaGAAGGCTGTTACAATTGCTTTTGGGACATGCCTTTTTTGGAACTGCCACTAAAGAAGCATTTCTAGTTTATAGTACACAAATGAACTGTGAGCACTGCAACCACAGTGGTGTTTCCTTCCAGTTTACTTGTGAAATTTTGGGAGGGAATCATGAAAGCAGGATACGCTGTTCTTATAGTTAATGTAAATGAAGCTGTAGCATTTCTTCACAGGTCTTCTTTATTGAACAGcttaatttaattgcattttgtaGCTGTCTCTGACAAGACAGCTTACcttgtaaaataaacatttccatctTTGTGACGTACAGATTACAAGCAGTCTGCAGTCAACACTCCTGATATTTACATGAGAATTTTTCAGTCTTAAGAACTTCCTGTCCCTCTCTGTTTCAAACTGAGGAAACTTGGGTTTCGTAaggatgtttttaatttaagatcAGCAAAAGCTAGGGACTTAAGACATCTACTTGACTGGATGTTGTATGGAGTCTGTTACTAGTAGCATCAAAGCTGACCAAATGTTACATGTTTCCCTGTCACTACTACACACTCATTTTGTGATTGAAATTCTAGCATCAGAGGTATCTAGCAAAGgggaagaaacagaataaatcaTTCCAGTAatcagtgaagaacttctttgctgttgttcttgTTCTAAATACCAGCCATCTCTCTTCCCTACCCCCCTTATCCTCTGCTTTTACTTCCTCTGTTACAGGAAAATTGACTGCCTGTATGTAACTTTTTTGTCATTGATCTCTTAGCAGGCACAGACAAAAATGATAGCGCTGATAAAGTTGCTGAAAAACTAGAAGAGCTTTCTGTAAAGGAAGAGAGCAAAGAATCTGAGAAGAAAGagaccaaggaaaaaaatgaagaaaagcaataaatcaTTTTGGGCCttgcagtttttcctttataatttttcttctttttttttttaatttttatttttacaagggACTTTATAAGGAACTGAATTCAATGTTCAGGTTGTTTTTTCTAAGCTTTTGCCCTTTTGAAGATGTCTTCAGAAAATCCATTCCCCAGTCATGAAAATGTACTGTGCTAACTTTCTTTTCCATAGTGGAAACACTTATTTATGGTCATCCAAAAGAGTGaataaaacaaacttgaaaCAGCATCAGAGGACAGAACTGAGTTTTCTATATCCTTTAAAGGCTTATGAATACATTTGTTTCATTGGGTGTTATGATTCATATCATCATACCTGTGGATTAACTAGGTTCACAGACTTTACCAACAGGGAAGATTAAGACTGCATGTGTTCTTTTTATGGCTTTTGAAACTGTAATGTAACAGACCTTTGATGCCCTTTCCTGCTGTGTGTTCCTGAGCAGGGATTGTGCCTGTGATTCTTGAAATACAGCAGACTTGTGGCATCAGCTGACAGAGCATTCCTGACACACTATTACTGATGCTTCATTagacagggaaaacaaaggTGGGGGAAGAAATGTATCATGTGAGACCTGAGTAGCGTTTTCCTTCTACGAAACAAAATCTTACCCCTGCTGCTTATGAAAGTTAAAAACACTTGAGTCTAGCACAAAGTTGTAGCGTTCACCCCAGATCTTCCATGATGTGCTTCTGGCTGACTAAAGGCAGTACTGGTCTCTTACACTAAGGCATATACGAAGGAGTTTGAGTACCTTGCCCTGTGTCAGCACATAACAGTTAAACTCTAAAATGTGTAAGCTTTTTCAGGGCCTTGGAGCTtatgctgtgtgtttttttttttaaatgctgttagTGGTTATTAACTTGTAAGATGCGTGGTGGGAGGCTGTCCCTCTTGAAGGGAGGGGTTCTGACATTCACTTAAGTCAATTAATTGTGTTGTACACACTTAAGGGGCAATCTTCTTGCCAATAATGGGCAAATTGATCAAATCTCTCCCCTGCGAGCATTTATTGTTTGTCTGGTTTCAAGTTACTGCTAGAGAGTAGAAGAAATTATAGCAAGTGATAAAATCAGCACAATTTAAGTCTCATAGATTGAGATTTGTTGTTAACCACTAATACAAGGATAGTATTAGATAGCAATGGAATTCTCTATTACCATTCCCACAATCATGAAAACTGGACAAAACTTGCTAAGCTTCTCATATTACTATCAGATAGCAAGACCTTTTTATCTTCATAAAAAGGCTCTCTAAGTAGATCAGACTTTACAATCTACctgaggaaaatatatttttaaaaaatcttgtatttctACTTAGCACTGCCTTTTGATGCTACCATGAACTAGTCTTAAGTATGGAACTGTAATTAAGGTACTCACTTCATTCAAAAAGTAATTCCTTCAGTGTTTGTGCATGTTCCACTTCAAGTACGGCAGATATCAAAAGTCTGTTAATTAACAAAGATGGttgaaaggcaaaataaaatgttctttagtGTTTCTGGTTTGGAAGTAAGACAAAGTTCTTCTGAAGTACTTAACATTTGAATGTAAAAGCCAAATCTTTATCCATGAGTCACTGTAAATTCTCTGATCTGATAATGTCAAACAGTGTGTCTAAATTGatagaaatgacattttaaaacttcaaaataaatttaaattttcatttgaaggatttgctttttatttaaagttaacTCTTACTGGGAGTGTATTTTTAGCCTACAGGGGCAAAGTGTGGTGGAAGTAACAAAACGTATGGGTTTGATTTCACTATCAAATCTTGTgcagaaggcaggaggaaaCAACTTGTTTAATGTTAGTATTGACAATGCCTGTTTATtaccttctttctccttccctccccttttttcACTTATTCATGCATACTTAATTGATTTCAAGACATTTCCCTTCCTGTTTAGGTTAACTGATCCATGTTTACAGTTCATGGATTACAGTCATCCTTAATGCAAGTCTGCAATCTCCAAGAGCTAAGTTATGAGGACCACTAAGTAAAATACTTCCTCTGGATAGTGTTTGGCTGAAGAACACGTCAGTCTTCTAAACTGAAGACTGGCTAGGCAGTGTTCTGATCTTTTAGAAGCCATAGGTGTGCTGTGCTACAATTAAAATTAGTAAGTATTCTGAAAGTTAATCTTGGTGAAGTAAGGTTTTAAAGTCATTCTAATAATGGACTTTCATGTGTACATACCACAAGCTTCCAAGAGATGCCCTCAAAATGTGTTTATAGCTTTCTGTATACTGAGTTTTGTAGAGTTCTAGTTGATATATCTTGTGTCCTGTTCACCACCTCCCTTGCAGTACTCACCAGATACTAAGCATTCATGCTTTCCCATCTTCACCATGGTATTCTTGAGACAACAGAATCTAGCCTGGCTTCTTGGACAATAGGgaatcttaaaataataaacttgGCTCAAAAGTGGAAGTAGTGCTTTGACAAAAAGGTAGGCTTGTAATGTAGAAATTCTTCCATGAAATTGTATCCAACTACAACTGCCATATGCTAGTTCTTAAAATTGCAGTAACCAGTATGATTTAAATACCTGAACCTGTTTGAAGGTATTGTCATACAAAGAATGGATCCTGCAAAACTTTACATTGTTCAGACAGTACAGAAATCCAGTGAATCTTTAATTCCTGCACCTTATCGAGGTGTATTGGGAGTTTTTTCATCAACCTGGGATCAAGGCTATTTGAAGGCGATTTTACAAGGCTGTGGTAGACAAGGCTGTGGTAGCGTACACTCATGTTCTCTAATTTCCCTTTTGCACCCTGCAAGGCAAGGTAACTCCTAGCATGCTTAAATGTGGACAAAAATCATGGGGAGTTTTGTTAAGGTAGTCAGAGAATTTTTAAGCACTTCAATAACTGAGATTACTGGGAATATGACAGAAAGTGCAAGTGAAACTTTTTAGGAGGCTTTAACGTGTTCTTAATAAAACTGGAAACTATAATGGGATTAGTGAAGTATTGTCAGGTGCTAAATTCTGTAGCTTGTACCAATTCTTGTTTCAAGTGCAAAAAGATGTAATCTAGCCAGGCTtaataaaagatgaaatgtaGCCAGGCTTAATAACCCAGCCTTTGTTGGTACTAATGGTCTTATGTGTAGAAAAATGGATGGGTGAGTGTGTCTGAGGACACCTGAATGAAGAATTTAACTTCAAAATAGTAGTTTTTGATGCTCATCAAAAAACATTATATACTTAACAGGTAGTTAGTCTTAAAAACAGACTTAAGTTTGttgttataaaaacaaatctgagatAGTTCCTTATAAATCCTACGTTATTTTGAAGACCACACTTCTTTCTTCAGGAGTAGGAGTGTGTAAATGATACAACATGTTTCATTCACAAGTCGCCAGCAACCCctatttgttgtattttaacaCTGTATATGATAATTTTCCTGTGCAATAAGGTAGCTtgtatgaaatgcattttctatgaTACCAGAAcctcagaaaattaaaattcttctcaACACTAAGCAGACAGGAGAatgttgtggatttttttttatgcaacgTGCTCAAGAAATGCTTGTATTTTACATACAAGGGTACGAGTCTGAACGGTTGGTCCAATTTTGTTCTAAATGTCTTGAAACTGACTtgaataaaaattgaaagaattaaatggagaaaatgagggATTAATTTGTACATATATCTTCACCATGGAAAGAACTGTGATGGGGATATGCCCAAGATGACAAGAAGGAATGAGGTCTGGTGACAAACCAGCTCTTTTCTCACTCTGTGTAGATGGTGAGGAAGTATTTGGTTCAGAAAGTAGCCTACTTCAGAAAGTAGGTGAGGTAGTATTTGGTTCAGCCAGCCTGGGCTGCCTTGCCTGCCTGTGAGGGAGCACCTGCAGCTCAGACCAGCTGTACCAGCAGTAGTGTGGATTTCCCGGTTTGAGAATTCATCAGGTCCAGAAGGTGGATGCCGTGTTTTATGGCTAACGAGTCATGATGAACTCTGACATCCCACAACAGAAATACTAtgccttctgctgcttcatgtTCCAATGTGTTCACTTGATTAACTGAATggaaatgttaaatgttttagtataagcttttttaaaaaaagcaatccAATTTGAAGTTTAGAAAACTccatttgatattttattaatattgaaTAATTACAACTATTTGTGTAAATGCCGAGATGGGGGATTATAAAACTGACGTTATTTTGATCTCCCGTACAGATTGTCAGCAGCTTCCAATGtggttattaaaaacaaaaccacacctCTCTCCAATCCGTCTGAAATGGAAGGCTTCAAAGCCTGCATTTATGCACTTCTGTTCCCAGTATGCCTGTATATTCTGGCTGCTCATGCTTGTTTCTAGCAAGCTGTATTTTCTAAGCTGTATATGGCAGCTAGTGAGCTAGTGTCTTAATTTGTGATTAGCCAAACTGATTTCAAAGAGTCTTTTAAGTTGTTGAAATCTTATCTGTTTGTAAACGTGCACTTGGTAATTAGTGAGGTGTTtgtaaagttttttgttgttgttgtttttaactcttGCCTTTATGATGGTTTCTGTAGGATTTAAAATTCTTCCAAATTAGATCTAGCTAAAATTactcttgttttaaaataaaaataaggggAATGTTCCAGACCTTCTCTAACCCCAACTAAATCTTTGACAATATATCATTTTCAGAGTCAGGAGATATTGAAAACTAGCTGCAACAGATCAGAGTTATTTTGCTTGATGAAGAGAAGTTTGAAGTAATCAGCTGTAGAGTGGAGTGTACATGTAAGTGATTTCTCAGAATGTAGTTTAAGTGAAAACAATGTGCCCTCTCAAATGAGAAGCTTGTGCAATTGCATAGTAAGGAAATCTTGAAGTTGTGAAAATGGACAAGCacgggagaaaaaaaaaaaaaactccttatATTTAGAGCTGGATAGTTGTTAATATCTAGAGCTACAAGCATCTTAGGGATTTATAATCGCTCGTGTATTTTTCTAATAGGCAAATTTAAGTATGGAGTGATTTTGTCCACTTCTACTACATTGGATATTAGACACTTACTTAAGaccttttaatatttgaaagacTTCTGAGTGTAACTAGTTTGCTACAGTCTCCTAGTAAAAAGGCAACCTACGTTAGTTCCTTAAAGTATTTCTAATATTGAAGCTAGGGTTTGTGGTATATAGTTATGCTTTTAACCAGCATAATGACAAATGTATTAAATACAGAGACCAGATTCTAGCACAGTTCTGTGTTAGGTGTTGCGTAgtgcaaatgtttttattttgcaggtgTCTGCCAACTGAAAGTATTTCATAAGCATTCTACTCttaactttgttttcagcttaagtccagttttttattgttgtctATCAGTCTTCACTCTGCTAACTTCTATCAGATAGTTCGTTGTCATGTAGATATTAACTGTTGTATCAAGATGTGTGTTTTATTCATGAGATAAGAAGTTAATGATGTCACAAGCTCTTGTCTATTCATATTGTGCTGGTTGTCTTCATTTCAAGCAGGTAAAGGTGTATAGTTTTCTAATGTTGTTTTTCCATGAAAGCAATTATAGCTATGTAAATATCAAAAAAGGATTATTTGGGTATTAAAATGACCAATAGCTTGTATTCTTTGGAGGGTATTTCACAAGAATATCCCACTAGGTATAATTAATGTTACATTGCTTCACattattgcttttaatattgTAATTTCTTTGCTAGTATATGAAttatggttggctttctgagTTTCAGCAGCATCATTTGGAGTAATATTCCATACTGGCAGAGGAGAATTACACTTTATAAA carries:
- the RANBP1 gene encoding ran-specific GTPase-activating protein; this translates as MADTKETHEEHDTSTENADDSNHDPQFEPIVSLPEQEIKTLEEDEEELFKMRAKLFRFASENDLPEWKERGTGDVKLLKHKEKGTIRLLMRRDKTLKICANHYITPLMELKPNAGSDRAWVWNTHADFADESPKPELLAIRFLNAENAQKFKAKFEECRNEVDKRAKKAGTDKNDSADKVAEKLEELSVKEESKESEKKETKEKNEEKQ